The segment AATCCACTAGGCCTTCCAAACAAGAGATCCGAGAAAAAGTTTCGAAACTATTAACTCTCATACAACTTGAAAAATTTCACAACCGGTATCCACATGAATTGTCGGGTGGGCAAAGGCAACGTGTGGCACTTGCTCGTGCACTTGCCATCGAACCTAAATTTTTATTACTCGATGAACCATTTGGAGCACTGGATGCAAAGGTGAGAAAGGAACTTCGGAATTGGTTACGTAGACTCCACGATGAAATCCATATCACAAGTGTCTTTGTCACCCATGACCAAGAAGAAGCTCTCGAAGTGAGTGATCGGATTGTGATTTTAAACCACGGACAACTCGAACAAGTGGGAAGCCCAGACGAGGTTTATAACAAACCAAAATCACCTTTTGTCTTCCATTTCCTAGGTGATGTGAATCTTTTCCACGGCCGTATCGAAGAAGGAAAAACGAAAATTGGAAACATCGCCCTTGATTCTTCTGAACATGAAAATATCAAAGAATCGGATGCGGTAGCTTATGTGCGACCTTATGACGTGGAAATTGTCAGGGAAAAAGAACAAGGGATCGCCGCCGAAATCCAATACATCCATTCCACGGGTCGCAACGTCCGAGTGGAATTAAAACGTGTGGATACAGGGACCCTCATCGAATCCGTCCTGGAACAAGAAACCTATAAATACCTCAATTTACTACCGGGAGAGACGGTTTACCTGCGCATCAAAAAGGCAAAGGTATATGTAGAGGACTTCTCTATCTAATAATTTCCGCTAATATACTTTACAAATCGTCCAATATACAAAACATTGGATGGTAGGACGGGGTAAATATGGGAAATTTGGAAGTTTTGACAGAATCTTATGCCAACCTATCGCTCGCAGAGGGATTAAAACGACTTTCGTCTGAATTCCCAGGCAAAGTGGTTTTCACAACAAGTTTTGGTCTCGAAGACCAAGCCATCACCCATGCCATCCTCTCAGAACAAATCCCCATTCGTATTGCCACATTGGATACGGGAAGGTTATTCCAAGAGACCTACGATGTTTGGCAAAAAACAAACATACGTTATGGGGCAAAAATCGAAGCTTTTTATCCGAAAACAAAAGAAATCGAATCCTATGTAAACCAAAACGGTCCGAATGCATTTTATGACTCACAAGAATTACGAAAGGAATGTTGTCGGATCCGAAAACTCGTTCCCTTGGATTCCATTTTAAATGGAATGGAAGTTTGGGTAACTGGTTTACGCAAAGACCAATCTGGATTTAGAACAGAGATGTCTTTATTTGAATCCGATCCAAGTAGAAATTTAATCAAATACCAACCTCTCCTCCATTGGAGTTTTGAAGAGACTTGGAAATACATTCGCGAACAGAATGTACCTTATAATGTATTACATGACAAAGGATTTCCAAGCATAGGTTGTGCCCCGTGTACACGAGCCATCGAACCAGGTGAAGACTTTCGAGCTGGACGATGGTGGTGGGAACAAGAATCAAAAAAGGAATGTGGTTTGCATTGGGTAGATGGAAAACTCACACCAAAAAAAGGACAATAGACTATGACAAGTACCCATCGACTATCACACTTAGACCAATTAGAGTCAGAAGCCATTTATATCTTACGGGAAGTAGCAGCACAATTTGAAAGACCTGCCTTATTATTTTCTGGAGGAAAGGATTCTATTTGTTTGGTTCACCTTGCACTCAAAGCATTTCGTCCAGGTAAGTTCCCGTTTCCACTCGTTCACATTGATACTGGGCATAACTTTGATGAGGCGCTACAATTTCGGGATGCACTCGCAGAACGAATTGGAGAAAAATTAATTGTTCGTTATGTGCAAGATTCCATCGACCAAGGTAAAGCAGTTGAAGAAAAAGGAAAATTCCCAAGTCGTAATGCAATCCAAGCTGTGACACTACTCGATACCATTGCCGAATTTAAATTTGATGCTTGTATCGGTGGAGCCCGTCGTGACGAAGAAAAAGCAAGAGCCAAGGAACGAATTTTTTCTGTCCGAGATGAATTTGGATCTTGGGACCCAAAACTCCAACGACCAGAACTTTGGAATATCTATAATGGAAAAATCCATGTGGGAGAAAACGTACGTGTTTTTCCGATCAGTAACTGGACAGAACTTGATGTTTGGGAATACATTCGAAAAGAAAAGATAGACCTTCCTTCTTTGTATTTCTCTCACCAAAGGGAAATTGTATGGAGAGAGGAATTAGTGTTCCCCGTTTCAAAATTCATCAGTTTAGATGGTACCGACAAAGTAGAAACAAGGACGGTTCGATTTCGTACTGTCGGTGATATGACTTGTACAGCAGCTGTGGAATCAGAAGCCAATTCAGTTGCTGATATCATCCGTGAAATTCAAATTTCACGCACCACGGAACGAGGATCCCGTTTGGATGACAAACGTTCGGAAGCCGCAATGGAAGAAAGAAAAAAAGGTGGGTATTTTTAATGGATATTTTAAGGTTTATCACTGCAGGGAGTGTAGATGATGGAAAATCAACTCTCATCGGACGTTTGTTATACGACAGTAAATCAATTTTCCAAGACCAACTAGAAGCGATTGAACGCGCAGGCCAAGTGAATGGACAGATCAACCTAGCTCTCCTGACTGACGGACTCAAAGCAGAAAGAGAACAAGGGATTACGATTGATATTGCTTATAAATACTTTTCCACTCCCAAACGTAAATTCATCATTGCAGATGCCCCAGGCCATGTACAGTACACTCGGAACATGGTGACTGGAGCTTCGAATTCAGACCTTGCCATCATCCTCATCGATGCAAGAAAAGGTGTGATCGAACAAACCTTCAGACATTCCTATATTGTATCATTATTAAGACTTCCCTATGTAGTTGTTTGTGTGAACAAAATGGATTTGGTAGAATTTTCAGAAGATGTATTCTTAAATATCCAAAAACAATATTTGGAATTTGCCAAAGACTTAAACTTAAAATCCATTCACTTTTTACCGATCTCTGCATTAAACGGAGATAATGTTGTGGAACCCTCTAATTCCATGCCATGGTGGAAAGGAAAATCCTTACTCCACTTTTTGGAAGAAATTGAAATCCATACAGAAGAAGAATCCCCTGCTCCAAGATTTCCTGTACAAAACGTGATTCGACCACAAACAACCGAATACCATGATTACAGAGGTTATGCGGGACAGATCAGAAGTGGACATTTTACCGTGGGAGATTCCATCACTGTATTACCAAGTGGACTCACTTCAAAAATAAAAGCGATCGATACATTTGACGGACCTCTGACCACTGCGTATGCTCCTATGTCTGTGACCATTCGATTAGAAGATGAAATTGATGTAAGCCGTGGTGATATGCTCGTTGTGACAGGAAAAGAACCAGTTGTTTCCCAAGACCTAGAAGCACATATCTGTTGGATGGACCAGAAGGTGATGACACCAGGTTCCAAATACCTATTGCGCCAAACGACAAATGCAGTAAAAGTATCCATTCGTTCTTTGGAATACAGAGTGGAAACAAGTACCCATGAAAAAAAAGAACAACCAAACCTCGGTTTGAATGAAATTGGAAAGGTGACAATCCGGACGGCAAAACCAGTTGCCTATGATCCTTATTCCAAAATCAGAGGAACGGGAAGTTTTGTCCTCGTGGACGAAGGAACCAACCAAACTGTAGCCGCAGGGATGTTATTGTAGATATTTATCTAATATAACAGATTTTTTAATTGAAATAACATAGCTCTTTTAGTTATAGTGACAGTATCATGAGCGAGACCAATACTGTCACAAAAGAATGGATCCGGAAATCCTTTGTGGGAAAAACAAAACTCCCCATTGTGTATGAACCAGCGGAAGAAAAACCGTTGGATGAGCTCTTACGATGGATTCGAAACCAGCAAAATGATTGGAGAGAGGACTTAAAAACCTATGGTGCTGTTCTTTTGCGTGGATTCCCAATCCACCAAGCTTCCGATTTCCAAGAGATTTTATTTGCAACAGAAGAGAAACAATTGGGTGAGTTTTACTTAGGCACTTCCCCTCGCGATGAAGTGTTAAAACATGTGTTCACGGCAAGTGAACTTCCATCTCATTACCCTATTATGCAACATGCGGAAATGAGTTTTCTTGACAACCCACCAAAATTTTTATTTTTTTATGCGGAAAAAGCCTCTGCCTACGGGGGGGAAACTCCCTTAACAGACCTTAGGTTGGTCTACCAAAACATCGATCCCAAAATAAAAGAAAAAATCGAAAAGTATGGAATCCGATATAGAAGAAGGTATGATGGCCCATCCTCGCAAAAACGATTTTCTGTTTGGAAAACCAAACGTTGGGATGAAATGTTTGGCACCACAAACTTGGATAAGGTGAATCAAATTGCGAAAGAAAATCGTTTCCAATTGGATTGGTTTGGTGAAGATTCTCTTACGATCACAAACCACCAATCTGGCTTTCGAACACATCCTATTGCAGGTACAATTGCATGGCATAACCATTCGCAAACATTTCATTACCAAGCGGGTGTGAGTGAAACTTGGAAAATTTTCAAAAAACAAAAAACTCTTCGTTCGTTTGGTGTTGCAGTTTTACTCACGATCATTACTAGCTTCAAAAAACTATTAGGACCAAACTCACACGATGTGCATGTAACCTATGGGAATGGAGAAGAGATTTCACCTAAAGAAATGAAATCAATTTCCAATGTATTTTGGAAACACATGGTCGCCATTCCTTGGCAAACAGGAGATGTTCTATTCATTGATAATTTTTCAGTTTCACATGGAAGACTACCCTATACTGGACCAAGGAGAATCCTTGTGGGTTGGGCGGATTAAAGAGAATTTAGTTTTAAGATTATTACATACTGGCACCTGAAATCAGGTGCCTTATTTCTATTTAGAAACTCTAAGTTTATTTCAGAATCCCGATTCGATTGACAAAATCTCCAAACGATTCTTTACCATTTCTTTCTTTCGAAAATTTACCAAACAATCCATCTAACTCTTGTAAGATAGATGTTTCATCCAAATCTTCTTTGTATTTTTGATTTAGCCTATAACCTTCTGCATCAGCGCCTAAATGGAGATTGTATTTTCCATACGAAGTCCCCACAAGTCCTATCTCAGAGATATAAGGTCTTGCACATCCATTTGGACAACCTGTCATACGGATCGAAATTGGTTCGTCCGAAAGTCCATGTTTGGAAAGGATTGGTTCAATTTTATCGATTAAACTGGGAAGGTATCTCTGAGCCTCAGCAAGAGCCAAGGAACAAGTGTTTAGTGCTACACAAGCGATAGAATTTTTTCGGATCGGCGAAACTTCTGCCGTTTTCCTATGAACACCAAACTTTACTAAAATTGATTCAATTAAATCTTTGTCTTTTGGAAAGATATCCGATAAAATTAAGTTTTGGTTACAAGTAAACCGAAAGGTTGCCCTTCTTGTTTTCGAAACTTCTAGAAGTGCAGTTTTGAGATTATAACCATGTTCGTCACAAACTCGGCCATTTTCCACAAATACCGTATAATGCCAGTTCCCGGCCGCGTCTTGTTTCCAACCAAAATCATCGGATCTTTGGGTGAATTGAAAATCCTTTGTAGGTTCAAAACTAATACCTGCGCGTTTTTCTACTTCACGTTTGTAAAACTCAACACCTAACCTATCTAAGGTGTATTTCAATCGAGAAAGTTTACGATCTTCTCTGTTACCAAAATCTCTTTGGACAGTCACTATCTCATACACTACTTTAAGAATGTCTTTTTTGGGAATAAATCCAAACACAGTCCCTACTCTCGGATACGTATCGGGGTTACCATGAGTGGTTCCAAGACCACCACCAACAGAAACATTAAACCCTAATAATTGTCCATTTTCAATAATGGCAATGAGTCCAATATCATTGGTAAAAAGATCCACATCATTATATGGTGGGATTGCAATTGCGATTTTAAATTTTCGAGGAAGATAAACATCTTTGTACAATGGATCTTCGGGTTCTTCCTTTTCTGCTAAAAGGTTTTCATCCAACCAAATTTCATAATAAGCTCTTGTTTTGGGTAATAAGGAACGACTAATTTCACCTGCATAACCAAACACTTCTTTGTGGAGTGGACTTGTGGCTGGATTGGATGTACAGGTAACGTTACGGTTTACGTCACCACAAGCGGCAATCGAATCCAAAAATACCGAATCAAAAGCTTTGATTGTTGGTTTGATTTTCGATTTTAAGATTCCATGTAATTGGACAGTTTGTCTTGTTGTGATTTTAATGGTTCCTGTAGAATTTTCTCCAGCAACATTATGAAGTGCTTCCCAATGTACTGGTCCTATCATACCACCAGGAATTCGCAAACGGATCATAAAAGAATACAAACGTTCTAATTTCTTTAACGCTCGTTCGTCCCTTCTATCTCGATCATCCTGTTGGTACATACCATGAAATTTAAGTAATAATTGATCATCGGAACGTAAGGAACCAGTATGTTCGTCTTTCAAACTATCAGCAAGGGTGCCTCGGAGGCCACGACTCACTCGTTTTACTTTTTCTGCTTGTGTTTCTTTTTTTGATTCAGCCATGAGTTCCTCAGTAAACGTCCTTGATATAACGCCCAGATTCTTCTAGTTCTTTTAAATAATCGGAAGCTTCTTTACCAGTGTCGAAAGTTCTTTCCGATAAAATTTCAATTAATTTTTTATCTACATCTTTACTCATAGGATCTTTGGATCCACAGAGATAAATGATAGCACCATTCTCAATCCACTTGAGTAATTCTTGTGCATTTTCCCCCATTCGATCTTGGACATATACTTTTTGTTTGGTATCACGGGAAAAAGCTGTATTCAGTTTATGTAATACACCTGTGTCCATAAGTTCCAAGAGTTCCGTTTGGTAGTAAAAATCTGAAACAAAGTTTCTTTCACCAAAGAATAACCAATTTTTTCCATTCCCTGCTGATTGTTCCCTTTCAAATAAAAAACTTCGGAAAGGAGCAATCCCAGTTCCCGGTCCAATCATGATGATGTCTGTATCTGGATTTGGCAATCGGAAGGAATTGTTTCTTTGGATGAAAAAAGGAACTGTATCCCCTTCTTTTAAAGATGCTAAAAAACCAGAACAAAATCCAGATTTGATACCCGTAAAGGTTTCAATTTCCACTTCTGCTACCGTTAGGTGCACTTCTTCTTCTCCATGAGCGGAAGGACTTGATGCAATGGAATAATACCTGGGGACAATTGGTTCCAAAATATCAACCAATGTCTGGATTTCTAATTTTGTATCAGATGGATACAGTGTTAACAATACATCTAAATCCAATTTACCAGCAGGAATTTCTTTTTTGGAAAGGGTTGCATATTTTTGTAACACTCTGTCCGGTAAAAAACGAATGGAAACTTTTTTGCGAAGTAAATCATACAACATCCAAGTTTCACCTTTATAAGTGACTCTTGTTTCTTTGTCTGTTTGCAGTAATGCGAGAACTCGATCCACTTCCTCTTCACGGTTATAAGCCAAAAATCCTGCACTGTCCCCTGGTAAATAATCGATAGGAACCGAAGATTTAATTTCGATATGCCTAGTGGATTTGGTAGCACCAACATCGTTTAACACTAAGTTAGTGATCACCGTTCCTTCGTAGACAACCTTACCACCAGCACTTGGTTTGGAAACTGGCCCTTGTGTTTGTTTGGAAACTTGTGTTGTTGCAGTTTTCGAAATTGTATTGAGTTTTGTGATGAGTTCTGACATCCAAGGTTTTGCAACCAAATCAAAATCTACATCACATTTCCCTAAATCATGAATTCGTTCGGCACCTAATTTTTCTAACATTGAATCCACATCGATTCCTGTTTGGCAAAAAAGTGGATAACTAGTATCACCTAATCCAAGTACTGCGAATTTTACTTTCGCTAATTTGTCTTTTGCATCTGAAAGAATTTGGATAAAAGGTTTTGCAGCCTGAGGTGGTTCTCCATCTCCATGAGTGGAAACAATCACAAATAAGTATTCTTCCTCTTTCAGGTCTTTTGCTTTGTAAGTGTCTGTACTTTTTAATTTGGCTTGGACACCTAGTTCTTTTAATTTTTTAACAAGTTCCGTTCCCAGTTTTTTAGAATTCCCTGTTTCCGTTCCATACACAACACTACATTGAATTGGTGCGGCTTTTAAATTCCCATGAGAAGGATCATTGGATGAGATACTGACAGGTGGGGTGAGGGACACGTCTACACTGCCCCCAATGCTTGCTTGTGTCAGTGCCGAGAGATACCCCGACATCCAGACCCATTCATCCTTAGTGGATTCTTTTAATAACTGTAAAAATCGATTGCGTTTCTCATCGGATAACATAAAAACCTATGCTTGTGTTGGATTCCAGTAAAACATCCAAAAAGTCTTATAAATTGAATCTTTTTCCAAGGTTAGAGACGAGTAAACCAAAAAACTGGAGATTTTGTAGAAATAATTAGCCAATCACTTGACGTTTTCTAGCAGGATTGCAAGGTATAGCAGATATGTCCTCCAATAAGACAGAACAAGGTTTTGTGAGTTTTGTGAGTGGTGGCCCGGGCCCCATTGACCTCTTAACCCTTCGAGGGAAATCGCGGATCGAATCCGCCGATGTCATCCTATACGATGCCCTGCTCGACCCTAGTTTTTTAAAACTTTTTCCCGAGAACGCCCATATCCTCTATGTAGGCAAACGTGCCAAAGAACACTACCGCACCCAAACCGAAATCAATTCCCTTCTGGTTCAATATGCAAACCAAGGCAAACGAGTGGTCCGCCTAAAAGGGGGAGATGCTTCCATCTTTGGGAGGTTGTCGGAAGAAATCCAAACATTGGAATCAAACAGAGTCCCATACGAAGTGATCCCAGGAGTGAGTTCTGTGACAACGGGGGCATCGGACCTTGGCATCTCACTGACTGTAAGAGGTTTATCGCGCCAAATCATCATCCTTGATGGCCACACCATTTTAGAAGAGGAACGGAGTTGGATGGGAATGGAAAATTTCCCAGGAACCATTGTCATCCTTATGGGAAGCCAAAAAACAAAAGAATTAGCAGAACGACTCATTCGAAAAGGTGTCAGTCCATCGACTCCTATCGTCCTTTTGGAAAATGCAGGTAGTCCTCGTGTCACCTATACCGTTTCCACTCTTGACAAAACCCAATCGCAAGGTTTGGAAAAACAAACAAATGGACCAGGTATTTTATACGTTGGTGAAGTTGTTCGTCCACTTTTGTTAGGTGAAAATAAGAAGTTGGAGAGTATTTCTTTTCTTCCTTTTTTTTCGGAACCAATGGAATGAGTGTAAAAAAATACCCAATCTTTCTCAACTTAGAAGGTAGGAATATTTTGATAGTAGGTGGTGGAAACGCTTGCTTGGAAAAATTATTAGGGCTCGAACATACAGGCGCCAATATCCACATCATCTCTATGGATTACATGGAAGAAGTGAAAGTTTTTTTACAAAAATACCCCAATATCAAAACCGAAACAAGAGCGATCACTGAAGGAGACTTAATCGATAGAGATATTATTTTTTTAGCAACGAGTGATCCGAGCACGAACAAAAAATTCAGGACCATCGCAAAAGAAAAAGGCATATGGGTGAATTCAGTGGATGATCCTAAAAACTGTGATTTTTATTCTTCTTCCACAATCCAAATTGGACCGATTCAATTTGCGATTTCCACCGACGGAATGTTTGCTGGTGTTTCTTCCGGTTTGCGTAAACTATTTGAGGAAACCATCCCAGACGAAGACCATGAGTTATTAGAAACTATTTTTGCCATGAGACGGAATCTCAAAGAAATTCTGCCAGACAAAAATCAAAGAAGAAAAGTATTAAAAGAAATCATCCAAAAGTTAAATTCAGAATACTTTCACAAACCATAAAACTCATTCCGGATAAATTTGAACAATCGTTAACGCGTGTTCGCCTGCCCAAACCGCATGTAAGGGAATGTTTACGATCATTTTATCACTACTATCAAGGCGCACGGTCCACTCTCCTGCGGTTCTAGGATCTAAAAATTTAACTTTTTTAATTGGAAATGGGAAGTGTACCTCAAATTGAATGAACTCCACAAGGGTATTAAAACGAAGTAAGTCATCTCTTAATTTGGCCTCAGATAAAATCGAATTGATGTCTTCTCGAACAATTTCAAGAGCCGATAGAAGAGGTGAGTTTTGGCTTGTATCGATGCCAAGTTGAATCTCAGGAGTTTGGTCTTCCACAAACGTAACAAAACGAAATCCAGGAGGTAACATATGGGTATAATTCCCAAACTGATATGATCTCTCTTTGAGAGTGATGGTAAGTTCTCCTGTATCGGTTAAACCAGAACCTAAAAAACTCCCCTTCTGTTTCTTTGTGATTTTTTTTTGGTAAATGACGAGTTCCCCCGAAAGGTCAGGTTTGATCTTTATTTTAATATTCCCCCCTGCGCAGGCACAAAACAATAGGCAGAATAACAAGGTTCGTGGTATCCGTTTCATATCGTCATTAGAACAGATACGACAAAGATTACAGAACTAAAAAATGATTTATCCGAAACAATTTCATGGAAAAACGCGAGACATTTCTCTCGAATCCTATTATTACCATCGTTTTTCGAACGAAATTCAATTCCCTTGTAATATTTATTATTCTCTAACCCTAATCACTCCCGATGTTCCTATGCGTGAGATAGACTTTCTAGTTGTATCACCATATGGTGTGATCACCATCGAATTAAAAAACGGTAAGTGGAGGCAAAAAAAAGGAGAGTGGGAATTTTATAATGTAAGAGGTAGGGAGTGGGAACCAGTTGAAGGAAAGTCTTATAAAAATCCAATCGAACAAGTAACCACACAAAGAGAAATCATTCGCGAATTTTTCAAAAATCACAATCAACTTGTCGATTTATTTCCAGAAGAATATTATGATAGTGCAATTTTCTTTTTAAAAAACGAAAGAAAAGAATTCCACCTACCCAACGACCAAAACTTATTTGTGTTTGGTGGCAAGGAAGTAGGAGAAGATACAAGCCTAAATACTATTTTAGAATCCATTTTTTATCGAAATGGAAGAGAACCACTTCCCGATTCCGTACTTGTCAAAGCACATGAAATCATCAAAAAGAATCTAAATTTTTTCCAAACCTTTCGCTCGAAAAAAGAGAAAGAAGAAGAGAACTTATTATTTTTTACTGAAGAACAATTTAACCTTGTGAAGGGAATCAGTCAATATTCGCATAACTTGGTTTTTGGTAGTTCAGGTTCTGGAAAATCCATCCTTTGTGGGGAACTCGCCTTACAAAATGCAAGGAAAGGGAAAAAAGTTCTCTTATGGCAGGGAGCAAAAGCTCTCTATGAAATTTGGAAAGAAGAACTGAGTCATATCCCAGAAAAAAACAATATAGAACTCATTTCCCATTATAAAGAAATCAATCACAATCACATCGATCTATTACTTGTGGATGGGATTGAAGAAATCCTTACTGATGATAAACAATCAGAACTTTTTTTATATCTTTCTAAATTCTTTTGGGAAGAAAAAGATTGGATCCTTTTTGTATCTAGACGATTCAAGTATTCCTCTACTCCAATTTTGGATTATTTACAATCGTTACCTGTCCATGTTTGGGACATCAAAAGGAATATACGAAATTCACCAGAGATTGTTACATTCGCGAATTCCTTACTCGATGATTTTTCAGAAACACCCATATTAGATAATTTTTCAGACATCCAATTCATTAAAAATGATGAAGACTTAACCGATCAGATGCGCTGGTGTTATGGTTACGCAAAAAAAGTTTTGGAAATCGAAAATGATGAAATTGTAGTATTGTATCCATCGGAAGAATCATTACTTCAAAATGGTTTAAAACAATTTTTAATGGAAAACCAAATGCGCCATTATTCTTGTAAGGAATTTGCAGGTATGGAAGAAACATGTGGAATTTTGATTGGATTTGAAAATTGGCATTTAACAGAAACTAAAATTTTATTGGCAGAAACAATATTAAAAATTCGGAGTTTGGTCTGTGTATT is part of the Leptospira levettii genome and harbors:
- a CDS encoding LBF_1134 family protein produces the protein MKRIPRTLLFCLLFCACAGGNIKIKIKPDLSGELVIYQKKITKKQKGSFLGSGLTDTGELTITLKERSYQFGNYTHMLPPGFRFVTFVEDQTPEIQLGIDTSQNSPLLSALEIVREDINSILSEAKLRDDLLRFNTLVEFIQFEVHFPFPIKKVKFLDPRTAGEWTVRLDSSDKMIVNIPLHAVWAGEHALTIVQIYPE